Proteins from a genomic interval of Pseudoalteromonas sp. MEBiC 03607:
- a CDS encoding TolC family protein, with amino-acid sequence MIHSKLIKALSLGAVLVTSSLVKAEPLALNQVIDYALTHEPWLQANKYQQQAIEAQSIAAGTLPDPVLTVGLMNLPTDGFAFDQEGMTQFKVGLSQQFSRGDSLALQQQALKQSAEQYPWLRADRQAQVKAIVSEAWLNAYRAQKSIQLINQDKALFNQLIDITEASYANTLGATRQQDIIRAQLELTRLEDKLVMLEQQFDSAKKRLAQWLPIEMLNGAVSDDNTKVAALMPYQELAPSGVTEVLMNHPAIIAIDHAMRAKNTQVQVAKEAYKPQFGMNLGYGYRDDTPMGDSRADLFSIGVSVDLPLFTDNRQDQQVNAAIASAEAVKTNKLITLQKLQGQYFKELSQLSRLAQRKALYQQQLLPQMAEQAEATLNAYTNDDGDFSEVMRARISELNAKIDALNIEIDKQITLARLNYYAAAKDNQINAAQSQGASNE; translated from the coding sequence ATGATTCACAGCAAATTGATTAAGGCGCTTTCTCTTGGCGCAGTATTGGTAACCTCAAGTTTAGTGAAAGCAGAGCCGTTGGCACTCAATCAGGTGATTGATTATGCATTGACTCACGAGCCTTGGTTACAGGCAAATAAATACCAGCAACAGGCGATAGAAGCGCAAAGCATTGCGGCCGGTACCTTGCCAGATCCAGTATTAACCGTTGGGCTAATGAATTTACCAACCGATGGTTTTGCCTTTGATCAAGAAGGTATGACGCAATTCAAAGTGGGCTTGTCACAACAATTTAGCCGAGGTGATAGCCTTGCTCTACAGCAGCAAGCATTGAAACAATCAGCTGAGCAATACCCTTGGCTGCGTGCAGACCGCCAAGCGCAGGTTAAAGCCATTGTTAGCGAAGCATGGCTAAATGCCTATCGCGCGCAAAAAAGCATTCAACTGATCAACCAAGATAAAGCCTTATTTAATCAACTTATTGATATTACAGAAGCAAGCTATGCCAATACACTTGGCGCAACTCGCCAGCAGGATATTATTCGCGCTCAGCTAGAGCTGACTCGGCTTGAAGATAAGCTGGTGATGTTAGAGCAACAGTTTGATAGTGCCAAAAAGCGACTAGCACAATGGCTACCTATTGAAATGCTAAACGGTGCAGTGAGCGATGACAATACTAAGGTGGCTGCACTAATGCCTTATCAAGAGCTTGCACCATCGGGGGTGACTGAAGTGTTGATGAATCACCCGGCAATTATTGCTATTGATCATGCAATGCGTGCTAAAAACACCCAAGTACAAGTGGCTAAAGAAGCGTATAAGCCGCAATTTGGTATGAACCTAGGCTATGGCTATCGTGACGATACACCTATGGGTGACTCTCGCGCTGACTTGTTCTCTATAGGGGTGAGTGTTGATTTACCGCTGTTCACTGATAACCGTCAAGATCAACAAGTCAATGCCGCAATAGCTAGTGCAGAGGCAGTAAAAACCAACAAACTTATTACTCTACAAAAATTGCAAGGTCAGTATTTTAAAGAGCTTAGCCAGTTGAGCCGACTAGCCCAGCGCAAAGCACTGTATCAACAGCAGCTATTACCGCAAATGGCAGAGCAAGCCGAAGCGACGTTAAATGCTTACACCAACGATGATGGTGACTTTTCAGAAGTGATGCGCGCACGTATCAGCGAACTTAACGCAAAAATTGATGCGTTAAACATCGAAATAGACAAACAAATCACCCTCGCTCGCCTTAACTATTACGCAGCAGCAAAAGATAACCAAATAAATGCAGCACAAAGCCAAGGAGCTAGCAATGAATAA
- a CDS encoding efflux RND transporter periplasmic adaptor subunit: protein MNNTVKLVIALAVGAALATAVNKLAEPDHEAMPSAEKKPLYWVAPMDSNYRRDEPGLSPMGMELVPVYEEQSSAEDSPGTVRISPAVVNNLGVRTAPVRFKSLQTTVDTVGYVQYDQDQLVHIHPRVEGWIETLYVKAAGDQVKQGEPLYTLYSPQLVNAQEELLLALKRNNAVLIRAAKARLASLNVSDDFIARLEQSQKVRQNITFYAKQSGVLDELNIREGFFVKPGTTMMSIAHLEEVWVEAEVFERQAGLIHKGLPVTMTLDYLPGKRWQGEVDYIYPTLDEKNRTLRVRLRFANQDGLLKPNMFAEVSITTKPTEPQLVIAKEAVIRTGSQDRVVIDLGEGRFKSVAVTLGRSDNHDVEILSGLLKDDNVVVSAQFLIDSESSKSSDFMRMQEPDTDSAMVNGVINSIDREARTAVISREAIPKWGRDAATMEFHFSPRIDMSSLQSDDEVHFTFKLVDGEFVIFDIMTMSHPMQGEMQ from the coding sequence ATGAATAATACAGTGAAATTAGTTATCGCCTTGGCGGTAGGTGCGGCATTGGCAACGGCTGTAAATAAACTAGCTGAGCCAGATCATGAAGCTATGCCAAGCGCTGAGAAAAAGCCGTTATATTGGGTAGCACCTATGGACAGTAATTACCGCCGTGATGAACCGGGTTTATCGCCAATGGGTATGGAATTAGTCCCCGTTTATGAGGAGCAAAGTAGCGCTGAAGACAGCCCAGGTACTGTGAGGATCTCACCAGCAGTCGTTAATAACTTAGGGGTAAGAACAGCACCCGTAAGGTTTAAATCATTACAAACGACGGTTGATACGGTTGGCTATGTGCAATACGACCAAGACCAACTCGTGCATATTCACCCTCGTGTCGAAGGGTGGATAGAAACCTTATATGTAAAAGCCGCAGGTGACCAAGTTAAGCAAGGCGAGCCACTTTATACCTTGTATTCTCCACAGTTAGTGAACGCACAAGAAGAGCTACTGCTTGCCCTTAAACGTAACAACGCAGTGCTTATACGTGCAGCCAAAGCACGCTTAGCCTCACTGAATGTTTCTGATGATTTTATTGCGCGATTAGAGCAAAGCCAAAAGGTCAGACAAAACATTACCTTTTATGCCAAGCAAAGTGGCGTATTGGATGAGCTAAATATCCGCGAAGGCTTCTTCGTAAAACCTGGCACAACCATGATGAGTATTGCTCATCTAGAAGAAGTGTGGGTTGAGGCGGAAGTTTTCGAGCGCCAAGCAGGGCTTATCCATAAAGGCTTGCCAGTTACTATGACATTAGATTACTTACCGGGTAAACGCTGGCAGGGCGAGGTCGATTATATTTACCCAACCCTTGATGAGAAAAACCGTACCCTTCGCGTGCGCTTACGTTTTGCCAACCAAGATGGCTTACTAAAACCAAATATGTTTGCTGAAGTGAGCATTACTACCAAGCCGACTGAGCCGCAATTAGTCATCGCAAAAGAAGCGGTGATCCGCACCGGTAGCCAAGACCGTGTTGTAATCGATTTAGGTGAAGGGCGCTTTAAGTCAGTCGCCGTGACGCTAGGTCGTAGTGATAATCATGATGTCGAAATTTTATCAGGCTTACTGAAAGACGATAACGTAGTGGTGTCAGCGCAGTTCTTAATAGACTCAGAATCAAGCAAAAGCTCTGACTTTATGCGTATGCAAGAGCCGGATACTGATAGTGCAATGGTCAATGGCGTGATCAACAGCATTGACCGCGAAGCCCGAACTGCCGTGATCAGTCGCGAAGCTATCCCTAAGTGGGGGCGAGATGCAGCAACCATGGAGTTTCATTTTTCGCCACGCATCGATATGTCTAGTTTGCAAAGTGATGATGAAGTGCATTTTACCTTTAAGCTGGTTGATGGTGAGTTTGTGATTTTTGACATTATGACCATGAGCCACCCTATGCAAGGAGAAATGCAATGA